From a region of the Methanolobus tindarius DSM 2278 genome:
- the ftsA gene encoding coenzyme F390 synthetase, whose translation MTTGKFYNPEIETMERPELDSLIDERIRYTVNYAAENSLFYKKWFREHKIKPSDIRSHEDLLELPIISGKTIRENQPPVTDDFGFKTVDWKDVFTIHETSGTSGTPKSFFLTWDDWERYAEKYARCFVSQGFREHDRVIVCASYGMNVGANTMTLAARNLGMTMIPEGKCTFPVRVMESYKPTSIVASTFKLLRLAKRMKENGMKPDESSIERLIIGGESFAEETRKYVAEIWNCDVYNNYGSTEGTMCGECSEVSGLHVPEDLVHVDVYDPGMDKFVKDGECGRLVLTTLLPVGAKSGNILLNYDTEDTTVVLDRGECACGRTHMKIMTPEREAETFWTAGTPFNRVDIEKGVFQRENMEYLTGEFEAFLYGGDDEGETTIRVSMECNDPQRCNKELIKENFLKSFFAYKRNLENAYIDGSLNILFNYEKPGELEFYRIKGRPKRIVDRR comes from the coding sequence ATGACAACAGGAAAGTTCTACAATCCGGAAATTGAAACCATGGAGAGACCAGAACTGGATTCTTTAATCGATGAGAGAATCAGATACACTGTAAATTATGCTGCTGAAAACTCATTGTTCTACAAAAAATGGTTCAGGGAGCATAAAATAAAGCCATCAGATATCAGGTCACATGAAGATCTGCTGGAACTTCCCATTATATCAGGAAAAACCATTCGTGAAAATCAGCCGCCTGTAACCGATGATTTTGGATTTAAAACTGTGGACTGGAAAGATGTGTTCACGATACATGAAACAAGCGGAACCAGTGGAACACCAAAATCATTCTTCCTGACATGGGATGACTGGGAAAGATATGCTGAAAAATATGCCAGGTGCTTTGTTTCCCAGGGATTCAGAGAACATGATCGTGTTATTGTTTGTGCTTCGTATGGGATGAATGTCGGTGCAAATACCATGACACTGGCAGCCAGGAATCTTGGCATGACAATGATCCCTGAAGGTAAATGCACATTTCCAGTCAGGGTTATGGAATCATACAAACCGACTTCCATTGTTGCCAGCACATTCAAGCTTTTACGTCTTGCAAAAAGGATGAAAGAAAACGGAATGAAACCTGATGAATCCAGCATTGAAAGACTCATCATTGGCGGGGAAAGCTTTGCGGAAGAAACCAGAAAATATGTTGCTGAAATCTGGAACTGCGATGTTTACAACAACTACGGAAGCACAGAAGGAACAATGTGTGGAGAATGCAGCGAAGTCAGCGGCTTACACGTCCCTGAAGACCTTGTGCATGTGGATGTTTACGACCCCGGAATGGATAAATTCGTAAAGGATGGAGAATGTGGCCGGCTTGTACTCACCACATTACTTCCCGTAGGAGCAAAGAGTGGGAACATCCTTCTCAATTATGATACCGAAGATACAACTGTCGTCCTTGACAGAGGTGAATGTGCATGTGGCAGAACACACATGAAAATAATGACTCCTGAAAGAGAAGCTGAAACTTTCTGGACAGCAGGAACACCATTTAATCGCGTGGACATCGAAAAAGGAGTATTCCAGAGAGAAAATATGGAATATCTTACGGGAGAGTTTGAAGCATTCCTTTACGGTGGAGATGACGAAGGAGAGACAACAATCAGAGTGAGCATGGAATGTAATGACCCACAAAGATGTAACAAGGAACTCATCAAGGAAAACTTCCTCAAATCATTCTTTGCCTATAAAAGGAATCTTGAAAATGCTTACATTGACGGCAGTCTGAACATTCTTTTCAACTATGAAAAACCAGGTGAGCTGGAATTCTACCGTATTAAAGGCAGACCAAAGCGTATTGTTGACAGAAGGTGA
- the queC gene encoding 7-cyano-7-deazaguanine synthase QueC, producing the protein MTAIALLSSGLDSVTSVAAVLEKTDIKMALIFNYGQRAVDREIQNSIKVCEHFGLDYRVLDITWMQEITNTSLVNTNTDVPKLSMEEISDEADPSITVESAKAVWVPNRNGILINIAAAYAESMDCEHVVVGFNKEEAVTFPDNSPEFISAIDDSLSYSTQNDVKVLAPLIGMNKKEIVARAIELKAPLEYSWSCYHGADVPCGECESCTRRRRAFEAAGVKDPLLVRLGKE; encoded by the coding sequence ATTACTGCAATTGCTTTGTTAAGTAGCGGTCTTGATTCAGTGACTTCCGTTGCGGCAGTCCTTGAAAAGACCGATATAAAAATGGCTCTTATTTTCAATTACGGGCAGCGTGCTGTTGATCGTGAGATACAGAATTCCATTAAAGTATGTGAACATTTTGGACTGGATTATCGTGTTCTCGATATTACCTGGATGCAGGAGATTACCAACACTTCACTTGTGAACACAAATACTGATGTTCCAAAACTCAGTATGGAAGAAATATCCGATGAAGCTGACCCTTCCATAACAGTTGAATCTGCCAAAGCTGTCTGGGTTCCAAACAGAAACGGTATTCTCATAAACATAGCAGCAGCATATGCTGAAAGCATGGACTGTGAGCATGTTGTTGTAGGCTTTAATAAAGAGGAAGCTGTCACATTCCCTGATAATTCCCCGGAATTTATCTCTGCAATTGATGATTCACTTTCATATTCCACTCAGAATGATGTTAAAGTGCTTGCACCACTTATTGGAATGAACAAAAAAGAGATAGTTGCCAGGGCCATTGAGCTAAAAGCTCCTCTGGAGTATAGCTGGAGCTGCTATCATGGTGCTGATGTTCCCTGTGGAGAGTGTGAAAGTTGTACCCGTAGAAGAAGAGCTTTTGAAGCTGCAGGTGTCAAAGACCCTCTGCTTGTAAGGCTTGGCAAGGAATAA
- a CDS encoding 7-carboxy-7-deazaguanine synthase QueE, producing the protein MFCSVQGEGPYVGCRQAFVRFTGCNLKCNYCDTPVEATKICKFEAVPGSNEFQELENPLTPEKVSAIVNSYSGLHSVSLTGGEPLMNADFINMLETKAPLYLESNMTLPRMAKKVKDKVSYVSGDVKLLPSELLEDPELHLESTIECFRTLKVTKDRDCFCKIVVTKDTSADDIEGVVGAISGYISSLILQPVTQKEMQPKPGFLLKLQESSLNEIDTRIIPQTHKMWGCL; encoded by the coding sequence GTGTTCTGTTCGGTACAGGGTGAAGGTCCTTATGTAGGATGCAGGCAGGCCTTTGTCCGGTTTACCGGATGCAACCTGAAATGCAATTATTGTGATACTCCTGTTGAGGCTACAAAAATCTGCAAGTTTGAAGCTGTGCCAGGTTCAAATGAGTTTCAGGAACTTGAAAATCCATTGACGCCTGAAAAGGTCAGTGCGATAGTTAATTCTTACTCCGGTTTGCACTCTGTATCTTTAACTGGTGGAGAACCACTCATGAATGCAGATTTTATCAACATGCTTGAAACTAAAGCTCCGTTGTATCTGGAATCAAATATGACACTTCCACGTATGGCTAAAAAAGTAAAGGACAAAGTGTCCTATGTTTCAGGTGATGTGAAGCTGCTGCCATCAGAGTTGTTGGAAGATCCTGAGCTGCATCTTGAAAGCACAATTGAGTGCTTCAGGACTCTTAAAGTCACCAAAGACAGGGATTGTTTCTGCAAGATAGTTGTAACAAAGGATACATCCGCAGACGATATTGAAGGTGTTGTGGGAGCTATATCCGGGTATATTTCCAGTTTGATACTGCAACCTGTGACACAGAAAGAAATGCAGCCAAAACCCGGATTTCTGCTGAAATTACAGGAATCCTCCCTTAATGAAATTGATACACGAATAATACCTCAGACACATAAGATGTGGGGTTGTTTATAA
- the nifB gene encoding nitrogenase cofactor biosynthesis protein NifB: MENEKDVCEIEVSRDEDVKRMIAQHPCYSKEAQHKFGRIHLAVAPKCNIQCNYCDRKFDCVNESRPGVTSEVLSPQAALEKTKQVLEAYPFIKVVGVAGPGDPLANDETFETLELIKKEFPDVTLCLSTNGLNLPDKMPELLRVGVTTLTVTMNAIDPEIEAQMISHASYKGKVYKGLEAGELMVKNQLEGIRMAVEAGLVVKINTVLVPGINDEHIVELAQKINELGVFIMNVMPLICQAKFADKTAPTPAECKAVQDKCAPYVQQMRHCRQCRSDAYGLIGQDMSQMSEERRNVIKVDMKKKSSCGKE, translated from the coding sequence ATGGAAAATGAGAAAGACGTTTGCGAAATAGAAGTTTCCAGGGATGAAGATGTCAAGAGAATGATAGCACAGCATCCTTGTTATTCCAAAGAGGCCCAGCACAAGTTTGGCCGTATTCACCTTGCAGTAGCTCCGAAATGCAATATTCAGTGTAATTATTGTGATCGTAAGTTTGACTGCGTGAATGAGAGCAGACCCGGTGTTACCAGTGAAGTTCTAAGTCCACAGGCTGCACTCGAAAAGACAAAGCAGGTACTTGAAGCTTATCCGTTCATCAAAGTTGTCGGTGTAGCAGGACCAGGAGATCCACTGGCAAACGATGAGACTTTTGAGACACTGGAACTCATCAAGAAGGAATTCCCTGATGTAACTCTCTGTCTGAGTACAAATGGATTGAATCTTCCTGATAAGATGCCTGAGCTTCTAAGAGTCGGAGTCACCACTTTGACAGTGACAATGAATGCCATTGATCCTGAGATTGAGGCACAGATGATCAGCCATGCTTCATATAAAGGAAAGGTTTACAAAGGTCTTGAAGCTGGTGAGCTAATGGTTAAGAACCAGCTTGAAGGTATCAGGATGGCTGTGGAAGCAGGTCTTGTTGTTAAGATTAACACAGTTCTTGTTCCTGGTATAAACGATGAGCATATCGTAGAGCTCGCGCAGAAGATCAATGAACTTGGTGTCTTCATAATGAATGTAATGCCACTTATCTGTCAGGCAAAGTTTGCTGACAAGACAGCACCAACACCGGCAGAATGTAAGGCTGTTCAGGACAAGTGTGCACCTTATGTCCAGCAAATGAGGCATTGTCGCCAGTGCAGGTCTGATGCATACGGACTTATCGGACAGGACATGTCACAGATGAGTGAAGAACGCAGGAATGTTATTAAGGTTGATATGAAAAAGAAGAGTTCATGTGGAAAGGAGTAA
- a CDS encoding ATP-binding protein — translation MIDYLRIQHDMVMALKSTNKLHESLEIILEHALQLEVIDSGAVHFVDSETDELTFITCKGFSQEFQNHLLGLKEPTHVMKQAMTDDPAIRRKSDLIQFELNSSCVSENQGTILFLPIRSKGKTIAIMSVSSHSEEEIPLPVQMVLETIIAHLENIIARTRVEYQLNLMAQMRKQLSEMSTRFIDMDSEKTDDEVKTALKTIGELTGADKTGIFMLSDDHMYANVTHSWSAVENEHDVRCFYDFAVGNNSWWLNELLKGETFCINSVDDIPSEAIIERKLLQETNTKSLLVVPMIYHGRILGNLCLFYSTVINRTDEFLRVLRMMGEVFANALEHKRKDDEIKDTAHKYKTIFEQIHDVYFEIKMDGSILNISPSIKDHIGFEPEELIGTSIIDIFAHPERKLDILQNLELTGGIKDYIVKIKKKDGDDIYVSANAHLIYSSNGNIEKIVGMARDVTKIKMIEKMSVEAKLLLENASNTKNEFLSIINHELRTPLSHVMGFSEVLMDNKGQPLTSQQLKYVQYIRSASKKLFDLLTSLNHIAEIESGKMELEITEFSLSPLLSEIQKITSSMASKKNINIMFNTSIPFDNIIGDRSKIKTILINLISNAIKFTPDGGEVVVDVEQDDKRDLHFIVKDAGIGISEENMKVLFKPFIQLEKTLDRKHEGAGLGLALVKEFIDILRGDISVYSQVGMGSTFKFTIPENEFDGNRNINCVSKSIKQANC, via the coding sequence ATGATTGATTACTTACGCATCCAACATGATATGGTAATGGCCTTAAAATCAACAAATAAACTTCATGAAAGTTTAGAAATAATTCTTGAACATGCTCTTCAGCTTGAAGTAATTGATTCAGGAGCAGTTCATTTTGTAGATTCAGAGACTGATGAACTTACCTTTATAACCTGCAAGGGTTTTTCTCAAGAATTTCAAAATCATCTTCTTGGCTTAAAAGAACCAACACATGTCATGAAACAAGCAATGACAGACGATCCTGCGATAAGAAGAAAATCAGATTTAATCCAGTTTGAATTAAATAGTTCATGTGTCTCTGAAAATCAGGGTACTATATTGTTCCTTCCTATAAGGTCAAAAGGTAAAACCATAGCTATAATGAGTGTTTCTTCCCATTCTGAGGAGGAAATCCCACTTCCTGTACAGATGGTACTAGAAACAATAATTGCACATTTGGAGAATATAATCGCTCGCACAAGGGTTGAATATCAGTTAAATCTGATGGCTCAGATGAGGAAACAATTATCTGAAATGTCTACACGCTTTATAGATATGGATTCAGAAAAAACAGACGATGAAGTAAAAACAGCATTAAAAACAATTGGTGAACTGACAGGTGCTGATAAAACAGGAATTTTCATGTTATCTGATGATCACATGTATGCAAATGTGACTCATAGTTGGAGTGCGGTTGAAAATGAACATGATGTGCGGTGTTTCTATGACTTCGCTGTAGGGAATAATTCTTGGTGGCTGAATGAGTTATTAAAAGGTGAAACTTTCTGCATCAATTCTGTTGATGATATCCCCTCTGAAGCTATTATTGAAAGAAAGTTATTGCAGGAAACAAATACAAAGTCCTTATTGGTTGTACCAATGATCTACCATGGCAGAATTCTTGGAAATCTATGCTTGTTTTATTCAACTGTAATAAACAGGACAGATGAGTTCCTAAGAGTTCTCAGGATGATGGGAGAGGTTTTTGCAAATGCGCTTGAGCATAAAAGGAAAGACGACGAGATTAAAGATACTGCTCATAAATACAAGACGATTTTCGAGCAGATCCATGATGTTTATTTTGAAATTAAAATGGATGGAAGTATATTAAACATCAGCCCTTCCATAAAGGATCATATTGGATTTGAGCCAGAAGAACTAATAGGAACATCTATTATTGATATTTTTGCGCATCCAGAACGAAAACTGGATATTCTTCAGAATTTAGAGCTTACGGGAGGCATTAAAGATTACATTGTAAAAATAAAGAAAAAAGATGGTGATGATATCTATGTATCTGCAAATGCTCATTTAATCTACAGTTCCAATGGCAATATTGAAAAAATAGTAGGTATGGCTCGTGATGTCACCAAAATCAAAATGATAGAAAAGATGTCAGTCGAAGCTAAATTGTTACTTGAGAATGCATCAAATACAAAAAATGAATTTCTTTCAATTATAAACCATGAACTACGTACTCCCCTGAGCCATGTAATGGGATTTTCAGAAGTACTTATGGATAATAAAGGGCAACCTCTAACTTCACAACAACTGAAATATGTTCAGTATATTAGATCTGCAAGTAAAAAACTGTTTGATTTACTAACTTCATTAAACCACATAGCGGAAATAGAAAGTGGAAAAATGGAACTTGAAATAACTGAATTTTCATTGTCCCCTCTGCTATCAGAGATTCAAAAGATTACAAGTTCAATGGCTTCAAAAAAGAATATCAATATAATGTTTAATACAAGTATCCCTTTTGACAATATAATAGGTGATAGATCGAAGATCAAAACAATACTAATCAATCTAATAAGCAATGCAATAAAGTTCACACCGGATGGTGGGGAAGTAGTTGTAGATGTAGAACAGGATGATAAAAGAGATCTTCACTTCATTGTCAAAGATGCAGGAATTGGTATTTCTGAAGAAAATATGAAAGTACTTTTTAAGCCTTTTATTCAACTTGAAAAAACTTTGGATCGTAAGCACGAAGGAGCCGGATTAGGGCTTGCTCTTGTAAAAGAGTTTATCGATATTTTAAGGGGTGATATCAGTGTGTATAGTCAAGTTGGAATGGGTAGTACATTTAAATTTACAATTCCGGAAAATGAATTTGATGGTAATAGAAATATAAATTGTGTTTCAAAATCTATCAAACAGGCGAATTGTTAA
- a CDS encoding PKD domain-containing protein gives MDRRLFLPVVIMFLSVLLLGGLINYQAGSAQEAPEETPAPVIGDKETVVQDSPKASVKEPVEVSSNTTKEEAPEPSATMFFGGGGGVSSPKASSTEESESPTKVVEEDDIVVADFDYEIDGLNVTFTDKSENASSWFWDFGDNTNLTTKDNSSFVHEYESANIYTVTLTASNEDEVNASREMDIDLTSKTSEEGSGEEEEEKGNNPVTQEVPEFPTIAIPMAAIIGMAFIFSRRQ, from the coding sequence ATGGACAGACGATTATTTTTGCCCGTTGTTATTATGTTCCTTTCAGTTCTATTGCTTGGGGGACTAATTAATTATCAGGCGGGTTCAGCACAGGAAGCTCCTGAAGAAACACCTGCTCCGGTGATTGGGGACAAGGAAACTGTCGTTCAGGACAGTCCGAAAGCAAGTGTAAAGGAGCCTGTAGAAGTAAGTTCTAACACTACAAAAGAAGAAGCTCCTGAACCTTCAGCTACCATGTTCTTTGGCGGTGGCGGAGGAGTCAGTTCACCAAAAGCTTCCAGCACAGAAGAAAGTGAAAGCCCAACTAAAGTAGTTGAAGAGGATGATATTGTAGTAGCAGATTTTGACTACGAAATTGATGGTCTTAATGTGACTTTCACTGACAAGTCAGAGAATGCTTCTTCATGGTTCTGGGACTTTGGGGACAATACCAATCTGACAACAAAAGATAATAGTTCTTTTGTGCATGAATATGAAAGCGCTAATATCTATACAGTTACTTTGACTGCATCTAATGAAGATGAAGTGAATGCTTCAAGAGAAATGGATATCGACCTGACTTCGAAAACTAGTGAAGAAGGTTCAGGCGAAGAAGAAGAAGAGAAAGGCAACAACCCTGTAACACAGGAAGTTCCGGAATTCCCGACAATTGCGATCCCAATGGCAGCAATCATTGGAATGGCTTTCATCTTCAGCAGAAGGCAGTAA
- the queD gene encoding 6-carboxytetrahydropterin synthase QueD has product MMKMRLGIVDYIDSAHYLPGHETCGIVHGHTYKTEIVIEGEKKETGMVMDFYEIKKVIKEVLKEYDHVLLNDILEFPSVENLCEHVHANLSSRLDFPLSVKMWEGNGKWCEVSAF; this is encoded by the coding sequence ATAATGAAAATGAGACTTGGAATTGTTGATTATATTGATAGTGCCCACTATTTGCCAGGGCATGAAACATGTGGTATAGTTCACGGACACACTTACAAAACAGAGATTGTAATTGAAGGTGAAAAGAAAGAGACCGGAATGGTCATGGACTTCTATGAGATCAAGAAGGTCATAAAAGAAGTTCTAAAGGAATACGACCATGTGCTTCTCAATGACATACTGGAATTCCCAAGTGTTGAGAACCTGTGTGAGCATGTTCATGCAAATCTGTCATCCCGACTTGACTTTCCACTTTCAGTCAAGATGTGGGAAGGCAATGGTAAGTGGTGTGAAGTAAGTGCATTTTAA
- a CDS encoding thioredoxin domain-containing protein, whose translation MNNSNMHQDDRHNRLKNEKSPYLLQHSRNPVDWFPWGDEAFNKAKKEGKPIFLSIGYSTCHWCHVMEKESFENDSVAELLNKSFISIKVDREERPDIDNIYMAVCQAITGRGGWPLTILMTPDKKPFYAATYIPRESRYGVPGMLELLPAISRLWKSRKHELLDSSDAIINAVSENNRERNENIINVNKELLRKTFDQLYSIFDEEYAGFGRAPKFPTLHNLTFLLRYWRRTGNAVALEMVERTLEAMRMGGIYDHIGYGIHRYSTDRHWLLPHFEKMLYDQAMMVITLAEAYQATANPEYKNTAKETLSYLERDMRSSEGAFYSAEDADSEGVEGKFYVWTASEIEEILGKEHAEIFMKIFNVKNEGNFAEEHSNNLTGKNILHTTESMQNIRIWNGEHGEYILKSIDNSKKKLFAEREKRIHPLKDDKILTDWNGLSIAAFCKAAQAFDNEEYLKTAIKAANFFIEKMTDTDGKMKHRFRDAEVSIDAFLEDYAFFTWGLIELYQTNFDIKYLEHALKLTDYLIAHFHDTEKGGFFHTSDEAEEMIFRSKEVYDGAIPSGNSVTAMNLLRLAKITGNPELEELADKTLRVFAEKVSSAPAGHTQFMSAVDLALNGSVEIVIAGEKDETNTTEMLRFINERFIPEKVMLVKDESDSEKISKIAAFTRDMVMSENKTTVHLCQDQNCKLPSNDIEKIKELIEALSHI comes from the coding sequence GTGAATAATAGCAACATGCATCAGGATGATAGACATAACAGACTCAAAAATGAAAAAAGTCCATATTTATTGCAACATTCCAGGAACCCTGTAGACTGGTTTCCATGGGGAGATGAAGCATTTAATAAGGCAAAAAAAGAAGGAAAACCAATATTTCTGTCAATTGGTTACTCTACATGTCACTGGTGTCATGTAATGGAAAAAGAATCCTTTGAAAACGATTCTGTTGCAGAACTTTTAAACAAGTCGTTCATTTCCATAAAGGTGGATCGTGAGGAACGACCTGATATAGATAACATATACATGGCAGTCTGTCAGGCAATTACCGGCAGAGGAGGATGGCCACTTACAATACTCATGACTCCGGACAAAAAGCCATTCTACGCTGCCACTTATATTCCAAGAGAAAGCAGATATGGCGTACCTGGAATGCTTGAGTTATTACCCGCAATATCCAGACTCTGGAAAAGCAGAAAGCATGAGCTTCTTGACAGTTCAGATGCTATAATAAATGCAGTTTCTGAGAATAACAGAGAAAGAAATGAAAATATTATTAATGTCAATAAGGAACTGCTCAGAAAAACATTCGATCAGCTTTACAGCATTTTTGATGAAGAATATGCAGGTTTTGGCAGGGCTCCTAAGTTTCCAACGTTGCACAATCTGACATTTCTGCTGCGTTATTGGAGACGAACAGGCAATGCAGTTGCATTGGAAATGGTTGAAAGGACACTGGAAGCAATGCGTATGGGTGGCATTTATGACCATATAGGCTATGGAATCCACAGGTATTCAACAGACAGGCACTGGCTACTGCCTCATTTTGAGAAGATGTTATATGACCAGGCCATGATGGTAATCACTCTTGCTGAAGCATATCAGGCAACTGCAAACCCGGAATATAAAAACACTGCAAAGGAGACACTGAGTTATCTGGAGAGGGATATGAGATCTTCAGAAGGAGCATTTTATTCTGCTGAAGACGCAGATAGTGAAGGTGTAGAAGGAAAATTCTATGTTTGGACAGCATCAGAAATAGAAGAAATACTGGGGAAAGAGCATGCTGAAATATTCATGAAAATCTTTAATGTCAAAAATGAAGGTAATTTTGCAGAAGAACATAGCAATAACCTGACAGGAAAGAATATTCTCCACACAACTGAAAGCATGCAGAACATTCGGATATGGAACGGAGAACACGGAGAATACATTTTAAAATCCATTGATAATTCAAAGAAGAAACTGTTCGCAGAACGTGAAAAAAGAATACATCCTTTAAAAGATGACAAAATTCTCACAGACTGGAACGGACTGAGCATTGCTGCATTCTGTAAAGCTGCGCAGGCATTTGATAATGAGGAATATTTAAAAACAGCCATAAAAGCTGCAAACTTCTTCATTGAAAAGATGACAGATACTGATGGAAAGATGAAGCACAGGTTCCGTGACGCTGAAGTTTCAATTGACGCATTCCTTGAAGATTATGCATTCTTTACATGGGGACTTATCGAACTTTACCAGACTAATTTTGATATAAAGTACCTTGAACATGCCCTTAAACTTACCGATTACCTGATTGCACATTTCCATGACACTGAAAAAGGTGGATTCTTCCATACATCTGATGAAGCTGAAGAAATGATATTCAGAAGTAAGGAAGTTTATGATGGGGCGATACCATCCGGAAACTCAGTAACTGCCATGAACTTGCTAAGACTTGCAAAAATAACAGGTAATCCTGAACTTGAGGAACTGGCAGACAAAACTCTCAGGGTTTTTGCGGAAAAAGTCAGTTCCGCGCCAGCCGGCCATACACAATTCATGTCAGCTGTGGATCTTGCACTTAATGGCTCAGTGGAAATTGTGATTGCCGGAGAAAAGGATGAAACCAATACCACAGAAATGCTGCGTTTCATTAATGAGAGATTTATTCCTGAAAAAGTGATGCTGGTTAAAGATGAGAGCGATTCTGAAAAAATAAGCAAGATTGCAGCATTTACCAGAGACATGGTAATGTCAGAAAACAAAACAACTGTGCACCTATGCCAGGATCAGAACTGCAAACTCCCTTCCAATGATATCGAAAAGATAAAAGAGCTGATAGAAGCACTGTCACATATCTAA
- a CDS encoding methanogenesis marker 2 protein: MNIEELAANLRNFEGVTRKKPIADIVSIFETVRSEYGEVIDDFGDDAAIIDIGTDDVILFAADAIWGRIVNKSPWWTGYTSVIVNVNDISAMGGRPLAMVNVMASSDLESTEEIMKGIRDGISKFGVPMVGGHMHPDTPYNSLAVAIIGIAKKDCVIRSDSAKPGDLVIVAYDMDGRVGKNSSYSWDTTSFKDADVVRERFMVMQEIGEKKLVTAGKDISNPGTIGTLGMLCEVSRVGASVDLSKIPCPEDVDFEQWLKIYPATGYVVTAKAEHADECIDVFEKSGLKAAVIGEINDSQVIDIYNESGKAVVFDFKDSGITGI, from the coding sequence TTGAATATCGAAGAGCTTGCGGCAAATTTAAGAAACTTTGAAGGTGTCACCAGAAAAAAACCGATAGCAGATATCGTAAGTATATTTGAAACTGTCAGGTCAGAGTATGGCGAGGTCATTGACGATTTTGGTGATGATGCAGCTATCATTGATATTGGAACCGATGATGTAATTCTGTTTGCAGCCGATGCTATATGGGGCAGGATTGTCAATAAGAGTCCCTGGTGGACAGGTTATACTTCCGTTATAGTCAACGTGAATGATATTTCTGCAATGGGTGGCCGTCCTCTTGCAATGGTAAATGTGATGGCTTCCAGTGACCTTGAATCCACAGAAGAAATCATGAAAGGAATTCGTGATGGTATCAGTAAATTTGGAGTTCCTATGGTTGGCGGTCATATGCACCCTGACACTCCCTACAACTCCCTTGCTGTTGCAATAATTGGAATTGCAAAGAAAGACTGTGTTATCAGAAGTGACAGTGCAAAGCCCGGAGATCTTGTAATAGTTGCCTATGACATGGATGGTCGTGTCGGAAAGAACTCTTCATATAGCTGGGATACCACCTCTTTTAAGGATGCTGATGTTGTGCGTGAGCGTTTTATGGTAATGCAGGAGATCGGGGAAAAGAAACTGGTAACTGCTGGAAAAGATATTAGCAACCCCGGAACAATCGGTACACTTGGAATGCTCTGTGAAGTTAGCAGGGTGGGTGCTTCAGTTGATCTGAGTAAGATTCCATGTCCTGAGGATGTTGATTTTGAGCAGTGGCTTAAGATATATCCGGCAACAGGTTATGTAGTCACAGCAAAAGCCGAGCATGCTGACGAATGTATTGACGTTTTTGAAAAATCAGGATTAAAGGCTGCTGTGATTGGTGAGATCAATGACAGTCAGGTAATTGATATTTACAATGAAAGCGGTAAAGCTGTGGTCTTTGATTTTAAGGACAGTGGAATTACAGGAATATAA
- a CDS encoding DUF366 family protein, with the protein MECLILDKKTDYDGSQISSLWAYNLADIQEDSIIAFRGGCDVKIEHMIDLEDKKQGDMIFSTDMVHFIIEHFDSTDLKLIYARQRLFTAMVKEILSEYRSDIVRQGDDLFVDDKKLTVSIASTSAVSQKIHFGINVVHDFYGSFEDLGLGSDDVADVMDKIAKRYYNEFIDIEKDLRKSRPLDVI; encoded by the coding sequence ATGGAATGCTTAATTCTCGATAAGAAAACAGATTATGACGGAAGCCAGATTTCATCCCTATGGGCTTACAATCTTGCAGACATCCAGGAAGATTCCATCATAGCTTTCAGAGGTGGCTGTGATGTTAAGATAGAGCACATGATTGATCTTGAGGACAAGAAACAGGGAGACATGATATTCTCTACTGACATGGTTCATTTTATCATCGAGCATTTTGATTCAACCGACCTGAAACTTATCTATGCAAGACAGCGCCTGTTCACTGCAATGGTTAAAGAGATTCTTTCCGAATATCGCAGCGATATTGTCCGGCAAGGTGATGATCTTTTTGTAGATGATAAAAAACTGACAGTGTCAATTGCAAGCACATCAGCGGTTTCACAGAAAATCCATTTTGGAATTAATGTTGTTCATGATTTCTATGGAAGTTTTGAAGACCTTGGACTTGGAAGCGATGATGTTGCAGACGTGATGGATAAAATAGCAAAACGATATTACAATGAATTTATCGATATTGAGAAGGATCTCAGAAAATCCAGACCATTGGATGTGATATAA